In Zingiber officinale cultivar Zhangliang chromosome 8B, Zo_v1.1, whole genome shotgun sequence, a single genomic region encodes these proteins:
- the LOC122015076 gene encoding mitogen-activated protein kinase 10-like, with translation MQKDPRKKNAPELDFFSEYGDASRYNIQEVIGKGSYGVVCSAIDTYTGGRVAIKKINGIFEHISDAARILREIKLLRLLRHPDIVEIKHIMLPPSRRSFKDIFVVFELMESDLHQVIKANDDLTREHYQFFLYQLLRALKYIHTANVYHRDLKPKNILANANCKLKICDFGLARVAFHDTPTTIFWTDYVATRWYRAPELCGSFFSKYTPAIDIWSIGCIFAEVLTGKPLFPGKNVVHQLDLMTDLLGTPSLDTISRIRNEKAKRYLSSMKKKQPVTFAHKFPNADPLALKLLERLLAFDPKDRPTAEEALADPYFKGLAKKEREPSCQPITKMEFEFERRRVSKEDIRELIFNEILEYHPQLLKNYINGTERTNFMYPSAVDQFKRQFAQLEENGGKLGSMMSSDRKHVSLPRSTVVHSHTISPEQVNMVSIRDRQVAAETCRIPQYIKQLSGNVETTSQVPQSLPIAKSGKVVASQMQGTKQLFRDAVAPPQPIMPEPYCLERPTGSSTKDQIGAEIVSSIGFDNMRASHFYLQGAAKAAPAGRMPIEASLLPAKATWNGIAVAAAAPAVGAHRKVGTLHFSMSKMH, from the exons ATGCAGAAAGATCCGAGGAAGAAG AATGCACCAGAACTGGACTTCTTTAGTGAATATGGAGATGCCAGTAGATATAATATTCAAGAAGTTATTGGAAAAGGAAGTTATGGAGTGGTTTGTTCAGCAATTGATACTTATACTGGAGGGAGAGTGGCTATCAAGAAGATAAATGGCATCTTTGAGCACATATCTGATGCTGCTAGGATCCTTCGTGAGATCAAGCTTCTCCGACTTCTTAGACATCCAGATATAGTGGAGATCAAGCACATCATGTTGCCTCCATCAAGGAGGAGCTTCAAAgatatttttgttgtttttgaGCTTATGGAATCAGATCTTCATCAAGTTATCAAAGCAAATGATGACCTGACAAGAGAACACTATCAGTTTTTTCTGTATCAGTTGCTCCGTGCACTAAAATATATACATACAG CTAATGTTTACCATCGTGATTTGAAGCCAAAGAACATTTTAGCAAATGCAAACTGCAAACTCAAAATTTGTGATTTTGGTCTGGCTAGAGTTGCATTCCATGACACACCCACAACAATTTTCTGGACG GATTATGTTGCAACCAGATGGTATAGAGCTCCTGAGTTATGTGGTTCGTTCTTTTCCAAG TACACCCCTGCTATCGATATTTGGAGCATTGGCTGCATTTTTGCTGAGGTGCTGACCGGGAAGCCACTTTTCCCCGGTAAAAATGTGGTTCATCAATTGGATTTGATGACCGACCTACTGGGAACACCATCGTTAGACACCATTTCTCGG ATTAGGAATGAGAAAGCGAAAAGGTATCTTAGTAGCATGAAGAAGAAACAACCTGTGACATTTGCACACAAGTTTCCTAATGCAGACCCATTGGCGCTCAAACTCTTGGAGAGGCTATTGGCTTTTGATCCCAAGGACCGGCCTACCGCCGAAGAG GCATTAGCTGATCCATACTTCAAAGGTCTtgcaaaaaaagaaagagaaccaTCTTGTCAGCCAATTACGAAAATGGAATTTGAGTTTGAGCGACGAAGAGTGTCTAAAGAAGACATACGGGAACTTATTTTCAATGAAATATTGGAGTATCATCCTCAGTTGCTCAAAAACTACATCAATGGAACTGAAAGGACAAATTTCATGTATCCTAG TGCGGTTGATCAATTTAAAAGACAATTTGCTCAACTTGAGGAGAATGGAGGCAAACTAGGATCAATGATGTCCTCGGATAGGAAACATGTTTCGCTCCCTAG GTCTACAGTGGTTCATTCTCACACTATCTCTCCCGAACAAGTTAATATGGTTTCAATAAGAGATCGACAAGTTGCCGCAGAAACTTGCAGAATCCCTCAATACATAAAGCAATTGTCTGGAAATGTGGAGACGACTTCACAAGTTCCTCAAAGTCTTCCAATCG CAAAATCTGGAAAAGTTGTGGCATCTCAAATGCAAGGCACAAAGCAGTTGTTTAGAGATGCTGTGGCGCCTCCGCAACCTATTATGCCTGAACCATACTGTCTAGAAAGACCAACAGGCAGCTCAACGAAAGACCAAATCGGTGCTGAGATTGTTTCTAGTATAGGTTTCGACAACATGAGAGCTTCCCATTTCTATCTTCAAGGAGCAGCCAAGGCTGCTCCAGCCGGAAGAATGCCAATCGAGGCAAGTCTGCTGCCGGCGAAAGCCACCTGGAATGGGATTGCTGTTGCTGCAGCAGCGCCTGCTGTTGGTGCTCATAGGAAGGTTGGGACGTTGCATTTCAGCATGTCAAAGATGCACTAA
- the LOC122017599 gene encoding cytochrome P450 72A397-like, translated as MSLVACSWSAAVWAAAGLLAASAAVAFNWAWWRPRRLERALRAQGLRGTPYRFLHGDLPEEGRLNADALSKPMPLSHDVAARAVPFLHRAMSEFGSTSFSWYGTTPRITVTDPDSINEIFLDKFGRFGRFGNVHPIGRFLSTGLISYEGAKWIKHRRILNPAFHAEKLKRMLPAFSACCSDLVSRWEGLIGSEDYCELDVWPQLQHFTGDVISRAAFGSNYEEGRRIFQLQSQIADLVINAIQTVYIPGSRFLPTPMNNKIKAIDGEIGMLLKDILKKREEALKMGEASSDDLLGLLMESNMKQYREHGNKDVGMTIEEVTAECKLFYFAGQETTSVLLTWTMVVLSMHPDWQTKAREEVLQVFGQRKPELDGLNHLKIVTMILYEVLRLYPPLPLMRRRTNKTIKIGNIICPPGSLLALPVISIHHDPNFWGNTANEFKPERFAEGIANASKDQVAFFPFSGGPRVCIGQNFALLEAKMFLSMILQRFSFELSPAYAHAPRLIVTLQPQYGAPLRLHKL; from the exons ATGTCCTTGGTAGCGTGTTCATGGAGCGCTGCGGTCTGGGCCGCGGCGGGGCTTCTGGCGGCGTCGGCCGCGGTGGCCTTTAACTGGGCCTGGTGGCGGCCGAGGCGCCTGGAGCGAGCACTCCGGGCGCAGGGACTCCGAGGCACCCCTTACCGCTTCCTCCACGGCGACCTCCCGGAGGAGGGCCGCCTCAACGCCGACGCCCTCTCCAAGCCCATGCCGCTCTCCCACGACGTCGCTGCGCGCGCCGTTCCCTTTCTCCACCGCGCCATGAGTGAGTTCG GGAGCACGTCGTTCAGCTGGTACGGGACTACGCCTAGAATCACCGTTACAGATCCGGATTCGATCAACGAGATTTTTCTGGACAAATTTGGGCGATTTGGGCGATTTGGAAATGTTCACCCCATTGGCCGGTTTTTGTCTACCGGACTCATAAGCTACGAAGGCGCGAAGTGGATCAAGCATAGGAGGATCCTCAACCCCGCTTTCCACGCCGAGAAGCTGAAG CGGATGTTGCCGGCATTTTCTGCTTGTTGTAGCGATTTGGTGAGCAGATGGGAGGGTTTGATCGGTTCAGAGGATTATTGTGAATTAGATGTTTGGCCTCAATTGCAACATTTTACTGGAGATGTGATTTCAAGAGCAGCGTTTGGTAGCAATTATGAAGAAGGTAGACGAATATTTCAACTTCAATCTCAGATAGCTGACCTCGTAATCAATGCTATCCAAACTGTGTATATCCCGGGTTCCAG GTTCCTGCCCACCCCGATGAACAATAAAATTAAAGCCATCGATGGGGAGATTGGAATGCTTTTAAAAGATATACTGAAAAAGAGAGAAGAGGCTTTGAAAATGGGTGAAGCAAGCAGTGATGACCTTTTGGGCTTGCTGATGGAATCCAATATGAAACAATACAGAGAACATGGGAACAAGGATGTTGGGATGACCATTGAAGAGGTAACAGCTGAATGCAAGCTATTTTACTTTGCAGGGCAAGAAACGACATCGGTGTTATTGACATGGACAATGGTAGTCTTGAGCATGCACCCTGACTGGCAAACAAAGGCAAGAGAGGAGGTTCTTCAAGTCTTTGGGCAACGCAAACCAGAGCTTGATGGATTGAATCACTTAAAGATT GTGACAATGATTCTATATGAGGTTCTTAGACTTTACCCACCCTTGCCTCTCATGCGAAGAAGAACAAACAAGACAATAAAGATTGGAAATATAATCTGTCCACCAGGATCACTGCTTGCCTTGCCTGTGATCTCCATTCACCACGACCCAAATTTCTGGGGCAACACTGCCAACGAATTCAAACCGGAGAGATTTGCTGAAGGGATCGCCAATGCGTCGAAAGATCAGGTTGCTTTCTTTCCATTTAGTGGGGGACCTCGAGTTTGTATCGGACAAAACTTTGCATTGCTAGAGGCTAAGATGTTTCTGAGTATGATTCTTCAACGCTTTTCGTTTGAACTCTCTCCAGCTTATGCTCATGCTCCTCGCCTTATTGTAACTCTACAACCTCAGTATGGTGCTCCATTAAGGTTGCATAAGCTGTAG